Proteins encoded in a region of the Trypanosoma brucei gambiense DAL972 chromosome 11, complete sequence genome:
- a CDS encoding glycyl-tRNA synthetase, putative, producing the protein MSTGLPSKLESLVRSEFEDTCRRRFFFGLAFDPYGGSAGLYDMGPPLCAMKANLLAHWRQHFVLAESMCEVDTTCLTPQEVFVTSGHVTRFNDVMVRDTVTGECIRADKFLEEYCETQLRDSQLSSEQRDQLERLRIGAGAMSTEEIRASIKELQLKSPKGNALSDPFPFNLMFSTSIGPEGDRVGYMRPELAQGIILNFKRLLDTGNAQRMPFACASIGTAFRNEIAPRANLIRVREFTLAEIEHFVNPNDKTHEKFALVKDVEIWMWARKQQELNQEPVLTTVGDAVAQKIIDNETLAYFIARTAQFLEAVGARYVRFRQHLRNEMAHYAQDCWDAELLTSYGWVECVGVADRSAYDLTQHSGATKKDLCAREEFAEPRTERQLQRKLQKGAIGKAFGRNAGDVMEYLNTAPDDVCVELSKKLSGGGSVDITTDRGFTASITSNMVQFEYKDVKVTGRSFIPSVIEPSFGVGRILYALLEQSYWVRRDESAKNEKRAVFGLRPLIAPQKVAVFPLLMKPELIRTVEEIKERMLLHGISTRTDDSGASIGKKYARVDELGVPFCVTCDMENDGCVTLRERDSAQQVRIPKEKVADIVAEMCRPLRPREWASVLAEFPAQAAAT; encoded by the coding sequence ATGAGCACCGGGCTGCCCTCCAAGCTTGAGAGTCTAGTGCGTTCGGAGTTTGAGGACACATGCCGTCgtcgtttcttctttggtTTGGCTTTTGACCCATATGGCGGATCCGCAGGGCTATACGACATGGGACCACCGCTGTGTGCCATGAAGGCGAATTTGCTTGCCCACTGGCGCCAGCATTTTGTACTGGCGGAGAGCATGTGTGAAGTGGATACCACCTGCCTGACACCGCAAGAGGTTTTTGTGACTTCAGGTCATGTGACTCGCTTCAATGACGTGATGGTGCGTGACACGGTGACGGGGGAGTGCATCCGCGCGGACAAATTCCTCGAGGAATACTGTGAGACACAGCTGCGTGATTCCCAGCTGTCATCGGAGCAGCGGGATCAACTGGAGAGACTGCGCATTGGTGCAGGGGCCATGTCAACTGAGGAAATACGTGCTTCAATTAAGGAACTACAACTCAAATCACCAAAAGGCAACGCCCTGAGTGATCCCTTTCCGTTCAATCTGATGTTCTCCACGAGCATTGGCCCTGAAGGTGACCGCGTCGGGTACATGCGCCCGGAGCTCGCACAAGGAATAATCCTTAACTTTAAACGACTCCTTGACACCGGAAATGCGCAGAGAATGCCATTCGCTTGCGCCAGCATAGGTACAGCGTTCCGAAACGAAATAGCACCGCGCGCAAATCTCATCCGTGTGCGCGAGTTTACACTGGCGGAGATTGAACACTTTGTGAACCCCAACGACAAAACTCATGAGAAGTTTGCCTTGGTAAAAGATGTTGAGATTTGGATGTGGGCACGTAAACAGCAAGAGCTAAACCAAGAACCGGTACTAACAACCGTGGgtgatgctgttgcacaGAAAATCATCGATAACGAAACATTGGCGTACTTCATTGCGCGGACTGCTCAGTTTTTGGAGGCAGTGGGCGCGCGATACGTACGTTTCAGACAACACCTTCGCAATGAGATGGCACACTACGCCCAGGACTGCTGGGATGCGGAGTTGTTAACATCGTACGGTTGGGTAGAGTGTGTTGGCGTTGCGGACCGTTCGGCCTACGATCTCACTCAGCACAGTGGTGCCACAAAGAAAGATTTATGTGCAAGAGAGGAATTTGCCGAACCCCGTACCGAACGGCAGCTGCAGCGCAAGCTTCAGAAAGGTGCCATTGGCAAAGCTTTTGGGAGGAATGCCGGAGATGTGATGGAATACCTGAACACTGCCCCGGACGACGTGTGCGTGGAGCTTAGCAAGAAGCTCAGTGGCGGAGGGAGTGTGGATATTACGACGGACCGTGGCTTTACGGCCTCCATTACTTCAAATATGGTGCAGTTTGAGTACAAGGACGTTAAGGTAACTGGGCGGAGCTTTATCCCCAGTGTCATTGAGCCATCGTTTGGTGTGGGACGCATTCTGTACGCGTTGTTAGAGCAAAGCTACTGGGTGCGTAGAGATGAAAGCGCTAAGAACGAAAAGCGTGCCGTGTTCGGCCTGCGGCCCCTTATCGCCCCTCAGAAGGTGGCTGTATTTCCACTGCTTATGAAGCCGGAGTTGATACGAACTGTGGAAGAAATCAAGGAGCGTATGTTGCTGCACGGCATCTCCACGCGCACGGATGATAGTGGTGCCTCAATAGGGAAGAAGTACGCGCGTGTTGATGAGCTCGGTGTGCCATTCTGTGTGACATGTGACATGGAGAATGACGGTTGTGTTACCCTGCGGGAGCGCGACTCAGCCCAACAGGTACGCATCccaaaggaaaaagttgctGACATTGTCGCGGAGATGTGCCGGCCGCTGCGTCCGCGTGAATGGGCCAGTGTTTTGGCAGAGTTTCCCGCGCAGGCAGCCGCAACGtga